In the Acomys russatus chromosome 13, mAcoRus1.1, whole genome shotgun sequence genome, one interval contains:
- the LOC127197517 gene encoding early activation antigen CD69-like, which translates to MHSEDCSITENSSSHLERGQKDHGTSIHFENQHEGSIQVPIPCAVLTVCIITSLVIALIALTVGQYNCPGLYKNLELPNHCVASCEDEWVSYQRKCYFFSTTARSWALAQNSCSEDGATLAVIDSKKDLVFLERYAGGLQHWIRLENKANQTWKWANGKESNSWFNLTGSEKCVSLNNTKVAAMDCEENLRWVCSKPSR; encoded by the exons ATGCATTCTGAAGACTGTTCCATAACAGAAAACAGCTCTTCGCATCTGGAGAGAGGGCAGAAGG ACCATGGCACCAGCATACACTTTGAGAACCAACATGAAGGATCCATCCAAGTCCCCATCCCTTGTGCTGTGCTGACCGTGTGCATCATCACTTCCTTAGTCATAGCTCTCATCGCCTTAACTG TGGGCCAGTACAATTGCCCTGGCCTGTATAAAAACTTGGAGTTACCCAACCACTGTGTTGCTTCCTGTGAAGATGAGTGGGTTTCATACCAGAGGAAATGCTACTTTTTCTCCACCACAGCCAGGAGTTGGGCTTTGGCCCAAAATTCTTGTTCTGAAGATGGTGCTACTCTTGCAGTTATTGATTCCAAGAAGGACCTG GTATTTCTGGAGCGATATGCTGGTGGACTGCAACACTGGATCCGGCTGGAAAATAAAGCTAATCAGACATGGAAATGGGCAAATGGCAAGGAATCTAACAGCTG GTTCAACCTGACTGGGTCTGAGAAGTGTGTGTCTCTCAACAACACCAAGGTTGCTGCTATGGATTGTGAGGAGAATTTACGCTGGGTCTGCAGCAAGCCCTCCAGATGA